DNA from Serinibacter salmoneus:
AGTGCCGGAAGAGCGCGGCCGCCGGGGAACTCCTCCAGGTCACGCCGTCGTAGGTGTCCATGACCGCGATCCTCATCCGGGTCCCTGCGGGGAGTCCGGTCGCGGTGAAGAGGTGATCCTCCGCACGCTCGCCCACGTAGGACCGGAACTGCGCCAGCGGGCTCTGCCAGGCCGAGATGTCGACCGGCGGGGCCACATGATCTCGGATCACCAGACGCGGCTGGAGCGGCACCAGCAGCGCCACGCCGACGCCGAGTGCCAGCGGGATCACAAGGGCGGCTGTCATGGCGCGCGGCCGGTGCGCGTGCAATCGTCCGGGACGTGCGATGGTGCGGGCCCACAGCACCACCAGCAGGATCAGGAGGGACCCGACCACGGCAGGGGCCAGCGGGGACCGGTCCGTGAGCACCAGGCTGAGCAGCATGGCACCGACCGGCAGCAGGACCGCCAGTCGGCGGGCCGAGCCACGCGACCGTGCCACGACCAGTCCCGCGACGGCGCTGGTGGTCAGGCCGATCACCCACGGCACGACCGCGACCTGGGGAGCGGACCCGAGCGGCGCCTGCAGGGTGAGTGCATCCTTCCACCCCTGGTACCACCCGGTAGCGGCACCGGTCAGGGACTGCCACCAGGTGCGCCCTGCGATCGGTGGCGCCACGACCAGGACGTACCCCGCGGCGTAGCAGGCCACGAGCGCGAGACCGAATCTCGCGATCCCCCACCCGCGCCGCTCGCACACGGCAGCGAGCACCGACCCGGCGGTGACGCCGGCGACCGCGATCAGCACGACGGTGGCCGAGCGGTACGCCGGGATCAGGGGCGCCATCGCCAGCAGGCACGCCAGGGGAGCCAGTGCACGCGACCCCACGGAGCGCCGCACGAGCCTCGATGCGGAGGACGGTCGGGTCATCGCGCTACTCCACGCTCGCAGCCGAGATCCGCCGGGTGAGACCGGGCAACTCGCTGAGGTCACCGAGTCGCACCATGACGTCGGCTCCCCAGGAGCGCACGGTCACCCCCGCCCCGGGTCTGCACACGATCGCCACCCGACGCGACGACCCCGGGATGTGCGACAGCGCCGCGCGCACCTGTGCGGGGGGCGCGGCCGCGCCGGTCACCACCACCACGAGGGAGGCGTCGGGAACGATCCGCCGGACCACGCTCGCAGCCCGCTGCGAGGACTCCCCGCCCGCTCGCGGATCCACAGCGCACAAGGCGTCCAGGAGGGCGGTCGGGGTCTGCACGGGCAGCTCTCGGCCCGCGACCGCCACCACACCACGGCCCTCCCGCACCTCCATCGCGGCGATGGAGGCGAATACGCTGACCGCGAGCTCGATGTCGCGGCGCCCGCGGTACTCCTGCTCGTCCATGGCCAGGACGAGCGCGGTGCGGGTGCGGCGCACGTCCTCGTCCTGGCGCACCACCACCCGACCGGTGCGCGCGGTGGAGCGCCAGTGGATACGCCGCACGTCGTCACCGGGGGTGTAGGCGCGCAGGGCGTGAAAGGCAAGGTTCGCCTCGGCAAAGGCGCTCAGCGCACGACCTTCCAGGTCCCGCACCTGTCCACTCACCGCGGCCGGAGCGGACACCGTCCGGGGGTGCACGAAGATGGACGTGCGACCGCTCCATACCCGTCGACGACGCACCAGGCCCAGGGCATCGGTGCGCACCGTGGTCGCCGGACCCACGGTCACCACAGCACGGTGATGGGTGGGGACCTCGAGTTCTGCCACATGCCCGGCACCG
Protein-coding regions in this window:
- a CDS encoding DUF58 domain-containing protein, with protein sequence MRSDHTLTRLGYGVAITGPIGVVLGVLTGWVEALAAGVSLITALVVAELQARGVASYHVEITASTLRVALGEATSARVSVVSRSRRRVSASIVEVMVGDRLSAFEVPALRPGAGHVAELEVPTHHRAVVTVGPATTVRTDALGLVRRRRVWSGRTSIFVHPRTVSAPAAVSGQVRDLEGRALSAFAEANLAFHALRAYTPGDDVRRIHWRSTARTGRVVVRQDEDVRRTRTALVLAMDEQEYRGRRDIELAVSVFASIAAMEVREGRGVVAVAGRELPVQTPTALLDALCAVDPRAGGESSQRAASVVRRIVPDASLVVVVTGAAAPPAQVRAALSHIPGSSRRVAIVCRPGAGVTVRSWGADVMVRLGDLSELPGLTRRISAASVE